A segment of the Streptococcus dysgalactiae subsp. dysgalactiae genome:
CTGTCTAATAACAGTCAGGATAGCTTGTTCGTTTCCAACTATCCCATGCCCCTACCAAAGTTTGGGTTGCTAGCTTGAGGGGTTTACCGCGTTCCATTTTTTACGTTTCCATAAAAACTTCGTCACTGTGGCACTTTCAGAAGTACTTTGGCATATCCAAGGACTTAGCCATTTTCTTCGCCGTAATGTATAAGCACATCCCTAGGCTTATTTGTTCGCCTAGCACAATCACTACTGGCATCACAGCCAGTGCTAGCATGGACTTTCCTCATAGTATTGGAATACTACGCGATTATCCAAAAATTGCACAGTTTTCATTACTCAATAATTTGTTTACCAAAAACTTCTTTTTCCAACCGGCTAATGCGTTTTAGAATGTCAAAATTGGTAGCTGACTGGGTCACGCGTGTTGGTTGTGGCATGGTCTGCTGAGAAGTAGCCGCCACTGTATTCCTAGCTTGAAATTTAGCTTTTTTCAAAGCTTCGTTCTCAGCTTTTAAAGCTTCAATCTGGGCACTAAAATTCTCATAATCTTTGATAACGTTGTCAAGAAATTCATCGACTTCTTTCTTATCAAACCCTCTCATACTAGTCTTAAACTCTTGCTCAAAAATGTCCTTTGGACTATAAATAATACCTGTCATTCTATGCTCTCCATACGGTCAATCTTTTTACTAAACTACGATTTAGTATCATTATTAATGATACAGAAAAATGGCTTAAAAAGCAAGTATTTAAATACCAATCCTTATTAAAAATGCATTACTATTCTTCTACAATCTCATTTAAGCGTTCAAAGGTCAGAAAGGATAAGTCATAATCTGGAAGCTGCTTCATTTTTGCAACCAAGTATTTAAGATTGGTTTCATGTTCTGTATCATAAAAAACATAGGCTCCTTCTGTATTTGCTAATAAAAATTGATGATAGGAGCTAAATTGTTGTAGATTTTCATAAGTTGAAAAGCTATATTTGACAAAATCTACCGCTTTAAATTGGCTTAATAATTCCTGATTTTGTTCATTCCAGTTGTTTCCATGGGTTTCAAAAGGAAATATAGTTGCCACTTGTAAAGGGTACTCTGTTTTCAGGTCGTTCACAACCTCCAATGCCCACTGTTCAAATCCTAAATTTCCTGTAAAAATGAACCAGTCCACTCCTTCTTCCAAGTAATTGATTAGGTCTTTACGAATAGCTGTTTTTATAATCGAAATCCGCTGGTCTTTGGAACTAAAAATTCCCAGCTCAAAGCTTTGATAACCTGTTATCAGAATTGCAGTCATTCAGTGTTATCCTTTCAAAAAATATGTTATAATGAAAATGCTTAAATTTTTAGCATTAAGTAAATGATGTTAGGAGAACAATGGTCAACTACCCTCATAATCTTATTCGACAAAAAGCACCTTCCGTGCCAAAGCAATCAAAACAAAATAAGGTAGGCTTTGCCAATCGCGGCATGTCTTTTGAAGCAGCTATCAACGCGACAAATGATTATTATTTGTCGCGGCAAATTGCTGTTATTCATAAAAAACCTACCCCCATCCAAATTGTCAAAGTGGATTACCCTAAACGCAGTCGTGCGAAAATCATTGAAGCGTACTTTAGACAAGCTTCAACGACAGATTATTCTGGGGTTTACAAGGGGCATTATATTGATTTTGAGGCTAAGGAAACCAGACAAAAAACAGCCATGCCTATGAAAAATTTTCATCTCCATCAGATTGAGCACATGGCAGCTGTTGTGGAACAAAATGGAATTTGCTTTGTCTTACTTCACTTTTCAACATTGAAAGAAACCTACTATCTGCCTGCTCAGGCTCTTATTGCTTTTTATCAGATTGATAAGGGGAACAAATCAATGCCCCTCGATTATATCAGAAAACATGGCTTTAAGATAGTTATTGGAGCCTTTCCACAAGTCCCTTATCTAGACATAATAGAACAAAATTTTTTAGGCGGTGATTACAATTAAAAATCCAAAAATCCTTAAATGGCTAAAGTATGTACTCGGTGCTATCCTTAGCCTTATCATTCTTGTTATTGTTATTGGTGGTCTTTTATTTGCCTTCTATATTAGTAGCGCTCCCAAACTATCAGAAGCTGAGTTGAAATCAACCAACTCTAGTTTGGTCTATGATGGCAATAACAATCTTATCGCTGATTTAGGCTCTGAAAAACGCGAAAATGTGACGGCTGATAGTATTCCAATCAACTTGGTCAATGCTATCACTTCAATTGAGGACAAACGTTTCTTCAATCACCGCGGAGTTGACCTTTATCGTATTTTTGGTGCTGCTTTCCATAATTTAACCAGTAAAACCACACAAGGTGGATCAACTCTGGATCAGCAACTCATTAAATTAGCTTATTTCTCAACCAATGAGTCAGATCAAACCTTAAAACGTAAGGCCCAAGAAGTTTGGCTCGCCCTTCAAATGGAGCGTAAATACACCAAACAGGAAATCTTGACTTTCTACATTAACAAGGTTTATATGGGAAATGGGAATTATGGCATGTTAACTGCTGCGAAGTCCTATTATGGTAAAGATCTTAAAGATTTATCCTATGCTCAGCTAGCCTTATTGGCTGGTATTCCACAAGCTCCAAGTCAATATGATCCTTATACACAGCCTGAAGCAGCTCAAAACCGTCGTAATGTCGTGCTACAACAGATGTACATGGAAAAAAATATTACGAAAGCTGAGTACGAAGCCGCCCTTGCCACTCCTGTAGCTGATGGTCTTCAGCCCCTCCAACAACGCTCGACCTATCCAAAATACATGGATAATTACTTGAAACAAGTCATCGACGAGGTTAAGAAGGAGACTAATAAAGATATTTTTACCTCTGGACTAAAAGTTTATACTAACATTATTCCAGAAGCGCAACAAACCCTCTACAATATCTATAATTCCGAAAACTACGTTTATTATCCAGATAAGGATTTCCAAGTAGCTTCAACGATTGTTGATGTGACCAATGGCCATGTGATTGCCCAATTAGGTGGTCGTAACCAAGACGAAAATGTTTCTTTTGGAACCAACCAGGCTGTCTTAACAGACCGCGACTGGGGCTCTACCATGAAACCCATCACCGATTACGCTCCCGCTATTGAATCCGGTGCCTATAGTTCAACGGCTCAATCTACAAACGATTCTGTTTACTACTGGCCTGGTACAACAACTCAGTTATACAACTGGGATCGCAAATACAACGGCTGGATGACTATCCAATCTGCCTTAATGCTCTCACGTAACGTACCAGCTGTCAAAGCCCTTGATGCAGCTGGCCTTGACTATGCTCGTTCTTTCCTAAGCGGACTTGGTATTAACTATCCTGAAATGCATTATTCAAATGCGATTTCAAGTAATAATAGCAGTTCAGAAGCTAAATATGGAGCAAGCAGTGAAAAGATGGCTGCTGCTTACGCTGCCTTTGCCAATGGTGGTATTTATTATAAACCACAATATGTCAATAAGATTGAATTTAGCGACGGAACAAGTAAAGTCTTTGAAGAAAAAGGCAAACGTGCAATGAAAGAAACAACTGCCTATATGATGACAGACATGCTGAAAACCGTTCTTACTTACGGTACCGGTACTGCTGCTGCCATCCCTGGAGTTGCTCAAGCTGGTAAAACAGGTACCTCTAACTACACCGATGAGGAACTTGCTAAAATTGGTGAAAAATACGGTCTTTATCCAGACTATGTCGGTACCATGGCACCAGATGAAAACTTCGTTGGCTACACTAACCAATACGCTATGGCCGTCTGGACTGGTTACAAGAACCGTCTTACTCCAGTTTACGGGTATGGGTTAGAAATTGCTGCAGATGTTTACCGCAACATGATGACATACTTGACAAATGGTTATAGTGAAGACTGGACCATGCCAAGTGGACTCTATCGTAGTGGAGGATTCCTCTACTTAAGTGGTACTTATGCAAGCAACAATGACTACACTAATTCCGTGTACAATAATCTCTATGGCAATAACACGTCAACATCTTCAAGCCAGTCCTCTTCAGATGATTCAACTGATGTAACTGATGCCAACACTTCAACACATACAGAAAATGGAGCTGAGCATTCCGCTAATGAAGATAAAAAAACAAACCATTAACCTCAAAAACCTTTCGGCTGCTAGGCCGAAAGGTTTTTTTACTGTATTAAGCTAAAGCTCCCATTGGGTCCCATGGTGCTAGAACTTTTGCTTCTGCTTCATAGGCCGCTAATTCCTCTGCACTTAGGAACTCTTTGCGAACAACGATTTGATAGGTATAGTTGTCCATCCAAGCATCGGAAGCGACAAAGTAACCTTTGTCTCCAACTTTATCTCCCCACGAATTTTCAATTTTCCATTTTAATGGTTTTCCAGTCTCATCTAAGTCTACACCTGTTAAAACCATCGCATGTGTCATCAAACTTTCACTGTAATCTAAACGCCCTGCCTTATCTTGGCTTAAGGTGATATCCATGCTAGCTTCAAAATCATAGGTATTTGTTGCTAAAATCCCTTTTTGACGATCTGAGACTTGACCCACATCAGAGCCAAACCAAACAGACTCTCCGGCTTGTAGTTGTTTGATAGTAAGCTCTTTAAAGCGTTCCATCTCTACATTGAGGTAGCGAACCTCACGGCTTCCTACCACATTGCCTAGCATATCAACGGTATAAGATTTGCCATAAGGCTTATCAGCAGTTGGGGCATTGATGACAGATACATAATCAGATAACTTTAAGCCAACAAATTTATCGTAAAAAGCTTGAGGGGTCAATGCTTTTTCAAGATGATACTCATCATCCTTGTCACGGTAAGCAAAGTCAAATTGACGCGGTGGCAAGCCCAAGGTCATGGCTAAAAAGTTAAAAATCTCTTGAAGAAGCTCTGCTTTTCGATCCTCAACCTGTTGGGTATTAGCACCTGATGCAATCAAATCACGAAGAATTTGAGCATCTTGTCGCAACAGTTTGTTCAAATATTGGTTTAGCTCACGACTGTTGCTTGAAGCAATAGACTCTGGGTAAACGGATTTTGGCACAACTCCATATTTTTCAAATAAGGACACCACCATATCCCACTGTCCTCCGTCTTGTTGAGGAACATCTAAAAGAAATGTTACCTTTCGACTAGTCAAGTCTTGATCAGCTGTTGCAATTACCTGCTCCATAAACCAGTTAGCTTTTTCATACTTATCCCAAAAGAAGGTATGTGCTTGTGAGAGTTCGAAGTTTTCTAATTTAAACTCTGTGATTAATTTGTGTCTGAAAGTGTTCAAAGCGGCAAACATCCAGCAGCGACCTGATGCTTTTTGGTTAGACACTTTGTCTTTGGTTAAATCAATAGAGAAGACAAAGTCATTGTCCACTTCACTTTGACGTGTTTCTAATGATTTCAACAAGCCATTGTGGGTAACAGCATTTTCAATAGCTGAAAATTTGGCACTGGCTTTGTAATTAGCAAATAGTTGTTCTGTAAATGTCTCTGTTAATGCTGACATTCGTATCCTCCTAAAATCATAAGATTAAACTCCACTGAAAGAAAATTAGCAATCCAGGGCAACCTAGCTAATTTCAATCTAAAGGATTACTTCTATTATAGACCTTATATGATTTTGTTCAAGAAAAAAGTTAGGCTAACCTAACTTTTTTATATTTTTTAAAAAAATTTCTTTCCGGGTCATTTCCAAAAGTCATCAAAGATAGTAATTGGCAAGTGGCGCTTATGTTGTCCTTTATGCCACCATTTTTCAATAGTTGCTTGAGCTGCTTCGGAAATCAGATTCCCTTCCAAATAGTCGTCGATTTCTTGATAGGTAACTCCGAGGGCAACCTCGTCAGCCAAGCCTGGTTTTTGATCTTCTAAATCAGCTGTTGGAACTTTTTCATACAAAGCAGAATCCGCTCCTAAAACCTGTAAGAGCGCCTTCCCTTGACGTTTGTTAAGCCTAAAGAGGGGAAGAATATCTGCTCCACCATCACCAAATTTGGTAAAGAAACCAGTAATATTCTCTGCCGCATGATCCGTTCCAATAACAGCACCAGCCATTTGACCAGCAATGGCATATTGGCTGATCATCCGCTGACGTGCTTTGATATTACCTTTGTTAAAATCAGAAATCTCAACGCCTGCTGCTTGTAGAGCCTCTACTTGGCCATCAACAGCTGCCTTAATATTAATAGTCAGTGTTTGGTCTGGCATGATAAAAGCCAAGGCCTTTTGCGCATCTGCTTCATCAGCCTGAACCCCATAAGGCAAGCGAACAGCTATAAATTGGTAAGCTTGATCACCTGTTTCCTCCCGTAGCTCTGCAATGGCCATCTGGGCTAGCTTTCCAGCGAGGGTAGAATCCTGACCTCCAGAAATGCCTAAGACATAAGTTTTCAAAAATGAGTGCTTACGCAGATAAGCCTTTAAAAAATCAACAGTTTTTCGAATTTCTTCTTTCGGATCAATGCTAGCCTTGACGCCTAATTGTCGAATTATCTCTTCTTGTAAGGTCATGTCATTCACTCTTTCCATAAGCATCTTTGCGAATTTTATCAATTAGGGTCATCTTATTTTGCCACACATCACGGGCTAAGTCTACTGGGTAGTCTTGAGGATTCAAGACACGCTTGTATTCATCCCAAAGTTTGTCAAATTCTTTTTTAGCATAGGTCTTAATTTCTGATAAGGTTGGTAACTGGTATACCAATTTACC
Coding sequences within it:
- the gpsB gene encoding cell division regulator GpsB encodes the protein MTGIIYSPKDIFEQEFKTSMRGFDKKEVDEFLDNVIKDYENFSAQIEALKAENEALKKAKFQARNTVAATSQQTMPQPTRVTQSATNFDILKRISRLEKEVFGKQIIE
- a CDS encoding DUF1273 domain-containing protein, with the protein product MTAILITGYQSFELGIFSSKDQRISIIKTAIRKDLINYLEEGVDWFIFTGNLGFEQWALEVVNDLKTEYPLQVATIFPFETHGNNWNEQNQELLSQFKAVDFVKYSFSTYENLQQFSSYHQFLLANTEGAYVFYDTEHETNLKYLVAKMKQLPDYDLSFLTFERLNEIVEE
- the recU gene encoding Holliday junction resolvase RecU; this encodes MVNYPHNLIRQKAPSVPKQSKQNKVGFANRGMSFEAAINATNDYYLSRQIAVIHKKPTPIQIVKVDYPKRSRAKIIEAYFRQASTTDYSGVYKGHYIDFEAKETRQKTAMPMKNFHLHQIEHMAAVVEQNGICFVLLHFSTLKETYYLPAQALIAFYQIDKGNKSMPLDYIRKHGFKIVIGAFPQVPYLDIIEQNFLGGDYN
- the pbp1a gene encoding penicillin-binding protein PBP1A; this translates as MITIKNPKILKWLKYVLGAILSLIILVIVIGGLLFAFYISSAPKLSEAELKSTNSSLVYDGNNNLIADLGSEKRENVTADSIPINLVNAITSIEDKRFFNHRGVDLYRIFGAAFHNLTSKTTQGGSTLDQQLIKLAYFSTNESDQTLKRKAQEVWLALQMERKYTKQEILTFYINKVYMGNGNYGMLTAAKSYYGKDLKDLSYAQLALLAGIPQAPSQYDPYTQPEAAQNRRNVVLQQMYMEKNITKAEYEAALATPVADGLQPLQQRSTYPKYMDNYLKQVIDEVKKETNKDIFTSGLKVYTNIIPEAQQTLYNIYNSENYVYYPDKDFQVASTIVDVTNGHVIAQLGGRNQDENVSFGTNQAVLTDRDWGSTMKPITDYAPAIESGAYSSTAQSTNDSVYYWPGTTTQLYNWDRKYNGWMTIQSALMLSRNVPAVKALDAAGLDYARSFLSGLGINYPEMHYSNAISSNNSSSEAKYGASSEKMAAAYAAFANGGIYYKPQYVNKIEFSDGTSKVFEEKGKRAMKETTAYMMTDMLKTVLTYGTGTAAAIPGVAQAGKTGTSNYTDEELAKIGEKYGLYPDYVGTMAPDENFVGYTNQYAMAVWTGYKNRLTPVYGYGLEIAADVYRNMMTYLTNGYSEDWTMPSGLYRSGGFLYLSGTYASNNDYTNSVYNNLYGNNTSTSSSQSSSDDSTDVTDANTSTHTENGAEHSANEDKKTNH
- the pepC gene encoding aminopeptidase C; translation: MSALTETFTEQLFANYKASAKFSAIENAVTHNGLLKSLETRQSEVDNDFVFSIDLTKDKVSNQKASGRCWMFAALNTFRHKLITEFKLENFELSQAHTFFWDKYEKANWFMEQVIATADQDLTSRKVTFLLDVPQQDGGQWDMVVSLFEKYGVVPKSVYPESIASSNSRELNQYLNKLLRQDAQILRDLIASGANTQQVEDRKAELLQEIFNFLAMTLGLPPRQFDFAYRDKDDEYHLEKALTPQAFYDKFVGLKLSDYVSVINAPTADKPYGKSYTVDMLGNVVGSREVRYLNVEMERFKELTIKQLQAGESVWFGSDVGQVSDRQKGILATNTYDFEASMDITLSQDKAGRLDYSESLMTHAMVLTGVDLDETGKPLKWKIENSWGDKVGDKGYFVASDAWMDNYTYQIVVRKEFLSAEELAAYEAEAKVLAPWDPMGALA
- the nadE gene encoding ammonia-dependent NAD(+) synthetase; translated protein: MTLQEEIIRQLGVKASIDPKEEIRKTVDFLKAYLRKHSFLKTYVLGISGGQDSTLAGKLAQMAIAELREETGDQAYQFIAVRLPYGVQADEADAQKALAFIMPDQTLTINIKAAVDGQVEALQAAGVEISDFNKGNIKARQRMISQYAIAGQMAGAVIGTDHAAENITGFFTKFGDGGADILPLFRLNKRQGKALLQVLGADSALYEKVPTADLEDQKPGLADEVALGVTYQEIDDYLEGNLISEAAQATIEKWWHKGQHKRHLPITIFDDFWK